In Vigna unguiculata cultivar IT97K-499-35 chromosome 3, ASM411807v1, whole genome shotgun sequence, a single genomic region encodes these proteins:
- the LOC114175841 gene encoding NADPH:adrenodoxin oxidoreductase, mitochondrial isoform X1, which yields MQKLAIFRATRWLCRSFSGISSNPLRVCVVGSGPAGFYTAEKMLKAHQQAQVDIIDRLPTPFGLVRSGVAPDHPETKIVINQFSRVAQQERCSFLGNVTLGSSVSLSELRELYHVVVLAYGAESDRSLGIPGENLKGIHSAREFVWWYNGHPDGQNLEPDLKSTDSAVILGQGNVALDVARILLRPTTELATTDIASHALATLEESSIRVVYLVGRRGPAQAACTAKELREILGIHNVDILIQESDLLLTPVDEEELKSNRIQRRVHELLSKAAKAKPKHTSLNQRELRFIFFRKPNDFQESKERAGHVSGVHFEKTVLQGVSHGKQIAIGTGEFEDIKCGMVLKSIGYKSVPVDGLPFDHKKGIVPNDRGRVLSDPSDPRVPEKGLYVCGWLKRGPTGIIATNLYCAEETVSSISEDLEKGGLISSSALRKPGRDGLLQLLHDRNVRIVSFGDWEKIDSEERRLGSLRNKPREKLATWDELYKATS from the exons ATgcaaaaattagcaattttccGAGCTACGAGGTGGCTATGTAGGAGCTTCTCGGGCATTTCTTCAAACCCATTGCGGGTGTGTGTCGTTGGAAGTGGCCCTGCTGGTTTCTACACTGCCGAGAAG ATGTTGAAGGCGCACCAACAAGCACAAGTTGATATCATTGACAGGTTGCCCACACCTTTTGGGTTGGTTCGCTCTGGTGTTGCACCCGATCACCCTGAAACAAAG ATTGTCATCAACCAGTTTTCAAGGGTGGCACAACAAGAACGATGCTCATTTTTGGGTAATGTGACCCTTGGATCAAGCGTTTCTCTCTCTGAATTACGTGAGCTGTATCATGTG GTTGTCCTTGCATATGGCGCTGAAAGTGATAGAAGTCTTGGTATTCCTGGGGAG AACTTGAAAGGGATACATTCTGCTAGGGAGTTTGTTTGGTGGTATAATGGGCACCCAGATGGACAAAATCTTGAGCCAGACCTAAAGAGCACTGATTCAGCTGTAATCCTTGGTCAG gGAAATGTTGCTTTAGATGTTGCAAGGATTCTTTTACGACCTACCACTGAGTTAGCAACAACTGATATTGCCAGTCATGCTTTGGCTACCCTAGAGGAGAGCTCTATCAG GGTGGTTTATTTGGTTGGAAGACGTGGTCCAGCACAAGCAGCTTGTACTGCAAAAGAACTACGTGAAATTCTTG GTATTCataatgttgatattttaattcagGAATCTGATCTACTTTTAACCCCAGTTGATGAG GAAGAACTTAAGAGTAACCGAATACAGAGAAGAGTTCACGAGTTGCTATCTAAGGCTGCTAAAGCAAAACCTAAGCATACCAGTTTGAACCAGCGTGAACTCCGTTTCATCTTCTTCCGTAAGCCAAATGATTTTCAGGAGTCGAAAGAGAGAGCTGGCCATGTTTCTGGGGTGCACTTTGAGAAGACGGTTCTTCAGG GTGTTAGCCACGGCAAACAGATTGCCATTGGAACTGGAGAGTTTGAAGATATAAAATGCGG GATGGTACTTAAGAGCATTGGTTACAAATCAGTACCGGTTGATGGCTTACCTTTTGATCATAAGAAAG GTATAGTTCCAAATGATAGAGGTAGAGTGTTGAGTGACCCTTCAGATCCCAGAGTCCCTGAAAAGGGCTTGTATGTTTGTGGCTGGCTGAAGAGAGGACCAACTGGCATTATTGCCACAAACCTGTATTGTGCGGAAGAAACT GTTTCAAGCATATCCGAAGACCTTGAAAAAGGAGGGTTGATTTCGTCATCAGCCCTGCGAAAACCAGGCAGGGACGGACTTCTCCAGCTTCTGCATGATAGAAATGTCAGAATAGTTTCATTCGGTGATTGGGAAAAGATAGACTCTGAAGAAAGGAGGCTTGGAAGTTTAAGGAACAAGCCTAGGGAAAAACTTGCCACCTGGGATGAACTATATAAAGCTACCtcataa
- the LOC114175841 gene encoding NADPH:adrenodoxin oxidoreductase, mitochondrial isoform X2: MQKLAIFRATRWLCRSFSGISSNPLRVCVVGSGPAGFYTAEKMLKAHQQAQVDIIDRLPTPFGLVRSGVAPDHPETKIVINQFSRVAQQERCSFLGNVTLGSSVSLSELRELYHVVVLAYGAESDRSLGIPGENLKGIHSAREFVWWYNGHPDGQNLEPDLKSTDSAVILGQGNVALDVARILLRPTTELATTDIASHALATLEESSIRVVYLVGRRGPAQAACTAKELREILELKSNRIQRRVHELLSKAAKAKPKHTSLNQRELRFIFFRKPNDFQESKERAGHVSGVHFEKTVLQGVSHGKQIAIGTGEFEDIKCGMVLKSIGYKSVPVDGLPFDHKKGIVPNDRGRVLSDPSDPRVPEKGLYVCGWLKRGPTGIIATNLYCAEETVSSISEDLEKGGLISSSALRKPGRDGLLQLLHDRNVRIVSFGDWEKIDSEERRLGSLRNKPREKLATWDELYKATS, translated from the exons ATgcaaaaattagcaattttccGAGCTACGAGGTGGCTATGTAGGAGCTTCTCGGGCATTTCTTCAAACCCATTGCGGGTGTGTGTCGTTGGAAGTGGCCCTGCTGGTTTCTACACTGCCGAGAAG ATGTTGAAGGCGCACCAACAAGCACAAGTTGATATCATTGACAGGTTGCCCACACCTTTTGGGTTGGTTCGCTCTGGTGTTGCACCCGATCACCCTGAAACAAAG ATTGTCATCAACCAGTTTTCAAGGGTGGCACAACAAGAACGATGCTCATTTTTGGGTAATGTGACCCTTGGATCAAGCGTTTCTCTCTCTGAATTACGTGAGCTGTATCATGTG GTTGTCCTTGCATATGGCGCTGAAAGTGATAGAAGTCTTGGTATTCCTGGGGAG AACTTGAAAGGGATACATTCTGCTAGGGAGTTTGTTTGGTGGTATAATGGGCACCCAGATGGACAAAATCTTGAGCCAGACCTAAAGAGCACTGATTCAGCTGTAATCCTTGGTCAG gGAAATGTTGCTTTAGATGTTGCAAGGATTCTTTTACGACCTACCACTGAGTTAGCAACAACTGATATTGCCAGTCATGCTTTGGCTACCCTAGAGGAGAGCTCTATCAG GGTGGTTTATTTGGTTGGAAGACGTGGTCCAGCACAAGCAGCTTGTACTGCAAAAGAACTACGTGAAATTCTTG AACTTAAGAGTAACCGAATACAGAGAAGAGTTCACGAGTTGCTATCTAAGGCTGCTAAAGCAAAACCTAAGCATACCAGTTTGAACCAGCGTGAACTCCGTTTCATCTTCTTCCGTAAGCCAAATGATTTTCAGGAGTCGAAAGAGAGAGCTGGCCATGTTTCTGGGGTGCACTTTGAGAAGACGGTTCTTCAGG GTGTTAGCCACGGCAAACAGATTGCCATTGGAACTGGAGAGTTTGAAGATATAAAATGCGG GATGGTACTTAAGAGCATTGGTTACAAATCAGTACCGGTTGATGGCTTACCTTTTGATCATAAGAAAG GTATAGTTCCAAATGATAGAGGTAGAGTGTTGAGTGACCCTTCAGATCCCAGAGTCCCTGAAAAGGGCTTGTATGTTTGTGGCTGGCTGAAGAGAGGACCAACTGGCATTATTGCCACAAACCTGTATTGTGCGGAAGAAACT GTTTCAAGCATATCCGAAGACCTTGAAAAAGGAGGGTTGATTTCGTCATCAGCCCTGCGAAAACCAGGCAGGGACGGACTTCTCCAGCTTCTGCATGATAGAAATGTCAGAATAGTTTCATTCGGTGATTGGGAAAAGATAGACTCTGAAGAAAGGAGGCTTGGAAGTTTAAGGAACAAGCCTAGGGAAAAACTTGCCACCTGGGATGAACTATATAAAGCTACCtcataa
- the LOC114175841 gene encoding NADPH:adrenodoxin oxidoreductase, mitochondrial isoform X3, which translates to MLKAHQQAQVDIIDRLPTPFGLVRSGVAPDHPETKIVINQFSRVAQQERCSFLGNVTLGSSVSLSELRELYHVVVLAYGAESDRSLGIPGENLKGIHSAREFVWWYNGHPDGQNLEPDLKSTDSAVILGQGNVALDVARILLRPTTELATTDIASHALATLEESSIRVVYLVGRRGPAQAACTAKELREILGIHNVDILIQESDLLLTPVDEEELKSNRIQRRVHELLSKAAKAKPKHTSLNQRELRFIFFRKPNDFQESKERAGHVSGVHFEKTVLQGVSHGKQIAIGTGEFEDIKCGMVLKSIGYKSVPVDGLPFDHKKGIVPNDRGRVLSDPSDPRVPEKGLYVCGWLKRGPTGIIATNLYCAEETVSSISEDLEKGGLISSSALRKPGRDGLLQLLHDRNVRIVSFGDWEKIDSEERRLGSLRNKPREKLATWDELYKATS; encoded by the exons ATGTTGAAGGCGCACCAACAAGCACAAGTTGATATCATTGACAGGTTGCCCACACCTTTTGGGTTGGTTCGCTCTGGTGTTGCACCCGATCACCCTGAAACAAAG ATTGTCATCAACCAGTTTTCAAGGGTGGCACAACAAGAACGATGCTCATTTTTGGGTAATGTGACCCTTGGATCAAGCGTTTCTCTCTCTGAATTACGTGAGCTGTATCATGTG GTTGTCCTTGCATATGGCGCTGAAAGTGATAGAAGTCTTGGTATTCCTGGGGAG AACTTGAAAGGGATACATTCTGCTAGGGAGTTTGTTTGGTGGTATAATGGGCACCCAGATGGACAAAATCTTGAGCCAGACCTAAAGAGCACTGATTCAGCTGTAATCCTTGGTCAG gGAAATGTTGCTTTAGATGTTGCAAGGATTCTTTTACGACCTACCACTGAGTTAGCAACAACTGATATTGCCAGTCATGCTTTGGCTACCCTAGAGGAGAGCTCTATCAG GGTGGTTTATTTGGTTGGAAGACGTGGTCCAGCACAAGCAGCTTGTACTGCAAAAGAACTACGTGAAATTCTTG GTATTCataatgttgatattttaattcagGAATCTGATCTACTTTTAACCCCAGTTGATGAG GAAGAACTTAAGAGTAACCGAATACAGAGAAGAGTTCACGAGTTGCTATCTAAGGCTGCTAAAGCAAAACCTAAGCATACCAGTTTGAACCAGCGTGAACTCCGTTTCATCTTCTTCCGTAAGCCAAATGATTTTCAGGAGTCGAAAGAGAGAGCTGGCCATGTTTCTGGGGTGCACTTTGAGAAGACGGTTCTTCAGG GTGTTAGCCACGGCAAACAGATTGCCATTGGAACTGGAGAGTTTGAAGATATAAAATGCGG GATGGTACTTAAGAGCATTGGTTACAAATCAGTACCGGTTGATGGCTTACCTTTTGATCATAAGAAAG GTATAGTTCCAAATGATAGAGGTAGAGTGTTGAGTGACCCTTCAGATCCCAGAGTCCCTGAAAAGGGCTTGTATGTTTGTGGCTGGCTGAAGAGAGGACCAACTGGCATTATTGCCACAAACCTGTATTGTGCGGAAGAAACT GTTTCAAGCATATCCGAAGACCTTGAAAAAGGAGGGTTGATTTCGTCATCAGCCCTGCGAAAACCAGGCAGGGACGGACTTCTCCAGCTTCTGCATGATAGAAATGTCAGAATAGTTTCATTCGGTGATTGGGAAAAGATAGACTCTGAAGAAAGGAGGCTTGGAAGTTTAAGGAACAAGCCTAGGGAAAAACTTGCCACCTGGGATGAACTATATAAAGCTACCtcataa
- the LOC114179354 gene encoding auxin-responsive protein IAA27-like has product MCEALEEVPSMKGGCEEGLNLKATELRLGLPGRESPEREGVFKSAVVSGAKRGFSDAIHGGSGNWNGGSEVGLGKDAVLFSARGTVSAAKSLTLTATDCTNQPTALGASALKETVPLSPKPLHENKPQISAPAAKAQVVGWPPIRSFRKNSMASQPQKNEDAEAEAKSECLYVKVSMEGAPYLRKVDLNSFGTYKELSLALEKMFSCFTISQCGSYGVSSSREKLSESRLMDLLHGSEYVLTYEDKDGDWMLVGDVPWEMFTESCKRLRIMKSSEAIGLAPRAVEKCKSRN; this is encoded by the exons ATGTGTGAGGCATTGGAAGAGGTTCCTTCAATGAAAGGAGGTTGCGAAGAAGGGTTGAACCTGAAGGCCACTGAGCTAAGGCTTGGGTTGCCAGGGCGTGAGTCGCCGGAGAGGGAGGGCGTGTTTAAGAGTGCGGTGGTGTCTGGGGCCAAGAGGGGCTTCTCCGATGCCATTCACGGAGGTTCTGGAAACTGGAATGGTGGATCTGAAGTGGGTTTGGGAAAAGATGCTGTCTTGTTCTCTGCAAGGGGAACTGTTAGTGCTGCTAAGTCTCTCACACTCACTGCAACAGACTGCACCAACCAGCCAACTGCTTTGGGTGCTTCTGCTCTCAAAGAAACTGTTCCACTCTCTCCAAAACCATTGCATGAGAACAAACCTCAGATTTCTGCTCCAGCTGCcaa AGCGCAAGTTGTGGGATGGCCACCAATCCGTTCCTTCAGGAAGAACTCAATGGCTTCTCAGCCTCAGAAGAATGAAGATGCTGAGGCAGAAGCCAAGTCTGAATGTCTTTATGTTAAAGTGAGCATGGAAGGTGCCCCATACTTGAGGAAAGTGGATCTTAATAGTTTTGGCACTTACAAGGAACTCTCTTTGGCACTCGAAAAGATGTTTAGTTGTTTTACAATCA GTCAATGTGGCTCTTATGGGGTTTCTTCCAGTCGAGAAAAATTAAGTGAAAGTAGATTGATGGATCTTCTCCATGGTTCAGAATATGTTCTTACTTATGAAGACAAGGATGGAGATTGGATGCTAGTTGGTGATGTCCCCTGGGA GATGTTCACTGAATCTTGCAAGAGGCTGAGGATAATGAAGAGTTCTGAAGCAATTGGGCTAG CACCTAGGGCCGTGGAAAAGTGCAAAAGTCGTAACTAA